Proteins encoded in a region of the Stieleria neptunia genome:
- a CDS encoding aminotransferase class IV, whose protein sequence is MASDKSVSDSPRPIEPDPARLAYHNGSWINGDDLCLSSRDPAVTQAVTAVERIRCYNGRLFELDRHLDRWQRTTEALAISGLPSRQSLSQLIDEVIQRNGSWFKTQKEFGVLWFASPGTTDAPTLVIDLYPIDSALVQRRTRSGSPLVVTSVQQPPSACWSRNIKVRCRLHYYLADRQARRLDPQALGVLLDSDGTVTETSLANLLIVQGGGLISPARDQVLQGVSLQVVRHLADTLGVSWLERRIDPDELRAADEVLLTGTSCGIWFANSIDGSPQRPPGPVYQALRSGFDAYVANR, encoded by the coding sequence ATGGCATCCGACAAATCAGTTTCTGATTCCCCACGTCCGATCGAGCCAGACCCTGCACGTCTGGCGTACCACAACGGATCGTGGATCAATGGTGATGACCTCTGTTTGTCCTCACGAGACCCCGCGGTCACTCAAGCGGTGACGGCCGTCGAACGCATCCGATGCTACAACGGGCGTTTATTTGAACTCGACCGGCACTTGGATCGTTGGCAACGGACCACCGAGGCCTTGGCAATCTCCGGTCTCCCTTCCCGCCAATCGCTGTCGCAATTGATTGACGAAGTCATTCAGCGGAACGGGTCATGGTTCAAGACGCAAAAAGAATTCGGCGTCTTGTGGTTCGCGTCACCCGGAACGACCGATGCACCGACCCTGGTGATCGATCTGTACCCGATCGACTCGGCATTGGTGCAGCGGCGAACACGATCGGGCAGCCCCCTGGTCGTCACGTCGGTCCAGCAGCCGCCGAGTGCCTGTTGGTCACGCAACATCAAGGTGCGCTGTCGATTGCACTACTACCTGGCCGATCGGCAGGCACGTCGATTGGATCCCCAAGCACTCGGCGTCTTACTGGATTCTGATGGCACGGTCACCGAAACCAGCCTCGCCAACTTGTTGATCGTCCAAGGTGGCGGGCTGATTTCGCCAGCGCGCGATCAAGTCTTGCAGGGCGTTTCGCTGCAAGTCGTGCGTCATCTGGCCGACACGTTGGGGGTGTCCTGGCTGGAGCGACGCATCGATCCCGATGAATTGCGGGCCGCTGACGAAGTCCTGTTGACCGGCACCAGTTGTGGCATCTGGTTTGCCAACTCGATCGACGGATCCCCCCAGCGGCCGCCCGGACCTGTCTATCAAGCATTGCGGTCTGGTTTCGACGCCTACGTGGCGAACCGCTGA
- a CDS encoding alpha/beta hydrolase fold domain-containing protein encodes MLIALIAIPDSGLQAQDQETETKMRDAGAAVEVYKTTEDAEGAPVSLNAYVFYPADHKPTDRRSAIVFFFGGGWKNGTPNQFVEHCKYLASRGMVAMTADYRVLNRQGTKALKCVADGKSAVRWIRQQADRLGVDPERIVAGGGSAGGHVAACTGVIKGLDESGENTSVSSRPDALALFNPAVVLAGIDDRPPLDPEKVAGLPERMGTDPKALSPIHHIGAEAPPTIIFHGKADATVPYWTVQEYCGAMEKAGGDCELVGFEGQGHGFFNHGRGDNSSYETSIRQLDRFLVKHGFLEPPRSQDSPRLTTIDLSNDVDRQVIVDREPGQYLGHPTTCLLEDGKTMLCVYPKGHGRGGIVYKRSDDGGLTWSDRLPTPENWSTSKEVPTLHRVIGPDGTKRIIMWSGLYPARLAVSENDGLDWSPLKPVGNWGGIVVMGFVEALQTGPGHYLAMFHDDGRFFAADGKRSDTFTLYKTFSTDGGLTWSAPQSVYQSSDVHLCEPGCIRSPDGKRLAVLLRENARRKTSHIIFSDDEGKTWSSPREVPLALTGDRHTGKYTADGRLFISYRCQSPVQSRKDRVFEGDWVGWVGTWDDLVEGRDGQYFVRLGDNTKGADTAYPGVEVLPDDTIVTTTYGHWTKGEQPYILSVRLKLSELDRR; translated from the coding sequence GTGCTGATCGCACTCATCGCGATCCCCGATTCCGGCCTCCAGGCCCAGGACCAAGAAACCGAAACAAAGATGCGCGACGCCGGAGCGGCGGTCGAGGTGTACAAGACCACCGAGGACGCCGAGGGGGCTCCGGTGTCGTTGAACGCGTACGTTTTTTATCCCGCCGATCACAAACCGACCGACCGGCGTTCGGCCATCGTTTTCTTCTTCGGCGGCGGATGGAAAAATGGCACGCCGAACCAGTTCGTCGAGCATTGCAAGTACCTTGCTTCACGCGGTATGGTCGCGATGACGGCCGACTATCGTGTTCTCAATCGCCAAGGGACGAAGGCACTGAAATGTGTCGCCGACGGCAAATCGGCCGTCCGCTGGATCCGCCAGCAGGCCGATCGTCTGGGTGTTGATCCCGAACGAATCGTCGCCGGCGGAGGCTCAGCCGGAGGACACGTCGCCGCGTGCACCGGCGTGATCAAAGGGTTGGACGAATCCGGCGAAAACACGTCGGTCAGCAGTCGCCCCGACGCGCTGGCACTGTTCAATCCGGCCGTCGTCTTGGCCGGGATCGATGATCGGCCGCCGCTAGACCCGGAAAAGGTCGCCGGCCTTCCCGAACGAATGGGCACCGATCCCAAAGCACTCTCGCCCATCCACCACATCGGTGCGGAGGCTCCGCCAACGATCATCTTCCATGGGAAAGCCGACGCGACGGTCCCGTATTGGACGGTCCAGGAGTACTGCGGGGCGATGGAAAAGGCCGGCGGTGACTGCGAACTGGTCGGATTCGAAGGCCAGGGACACGGATTCTTTAACCACGGTCGCGGCGACAATTCCAGCTACGAAACCTCGATCCGGCAGTTGGACCGATTCCTCGTCAAACATGGTTTTTTGGAACCACCCCGTTCCCAAGATTCACCACGATTGACCACCATTGATCTTAGCAACGACGTCGACCGTCAGGTGATCGTCGATCGCGAGCCGGGGCAATACCTCGGACACCCGACCACGTGTTTGTTGGAAGACGGCAAGACGATGCTGTGCGTGTATCCGAAAGGGCATGGCCGCGGCGGCATCGTTTACAAACGCAGTGACGATGGCGGACTGACGTGGAGCGACCGATTGCCGACCCCAGAGAACTGGTCGACGTCCAAGGAAGTCCCGACACTTCACCGCGTGATCGGCCCCGACGGCACCAAACGCATCATCATGTGGTCCGGGCTGTATCCGGCTCGACTGGCGGTCTCGGAAAACGATGGACTGGATTGGAGTCCGCTGAAACCCGTCGGCAATTGGGGCGGGATCGTCGTGATGGGATTTGTCGAAGCGCTCCAGACCGGACCCGGCCACTACCTGGCGATGTTCCATGACGACGGGCGGTTCTTCGCCGCCGATGGAAAACGCTCCGATACCTTCACGCTCTACAAAACCTTCTCCACCGACGGCGGCCTGACTTGGTCAGCCCCCCAGTCCGTTTATCAATCCTCCGACGTTCATCTTTGCGAACCCGGTTGCATCCGCTCTCCCGACGGAAAACGGCTGGCGGTGCTGCTGCGCGAAAACGCCCGGCGAAAGACTTCACACATCATCTTCTCCGATGACGAAGGCAAAACGTGGTCGTCGCCTCGGGAAGTACCGCTTGCCCTGACCGGAGACCGCCACACCGGAAAGTACACTGCCGACGGAAGACTGTTCATCAGCTATCGTTGCCAGTCGCCCGTTCAATCCCGCAAAGATCGCGTTTTCGAAGGCGATTGGGTGGGCTGGGTCGGAACCTGGGACGATCTTGTCGAAGGCCGCGACGGCCAATACTTTGTGCGCCTGGGCGACAACACCAAAGGCGCCGACACCGCCTATCCCGGCGTCGAAGTGTTGCCGGACGACACCATCGTCACCACCACCTATGGCCATTGGACCAAGGGCGAGCAGCCGTACATCCTGAGCGTCCGGCTGAAGCTGAGCGAATTGGACCGTCGGTAG
- a CDS encoding transglutaminase-like domain-containing protein, whose protein sequence is MRFNDSILRRAWMKRSALWGAAAVGSIDSLVGSSANAQALVYEEQPMTHWRIGLVLTTPVTCTNVLATFPVPTDWPEQTVTVRNQNIAPQVTRWEVRELGGGTKQVVLQMPRVAAGSTVEFTIDVDIQRSRILPPDDTSTLVIPKRLSRDLKLYTGNSPFIDASHRSIREAANEVAQMEADNDWRRVELAYDYVRDKVQYVEGDLKNASLALKEGKGDCEEMTSLFVAICRNLKIPARVVWIPDHCYPEFYLEDADGNGHWYPCQAAGTRQFGRMDETRPVLQKGDRFKVPEKKTPVRYVSEFFRCDRKGRGTPKPTFIRERLDG, encoded by the coding sequence ATGCGATTTAACGATTCGATCCTTCGGCGAGCTTGGATGAAACGCTCGGCGCTGTGGGGCGCCGCAGCCGTCGGCTCGATCGATTCCCTTGTTGGCTCGTCGGCCAACGCCCAGGCACTGGTGTACGAAGAACAGCCGATGACCCATTGGCGGATCGGTCTGGTCTTGACCACACCGGTGACCTGCACCAACGTCCTGGCGACCTTTCCCGTGCCCACCGACTGGCCCGAACAAACGGTCACGGTGCGGAATCAGAACATCGCCCCCCAAGTCACACGTTGGGAGGTGCGCGAGTTGGGCGGAGGCACGAAACAGGTCGTCTTGCAAATGCCGCGCGTCGCTGCCGGATCGACGGTCGAATTCACCATCGACGTCGATATTCAGCGTTCGCGCATCCTGCCCCCGGATGACACGTCGACGCTGGTGATTCCCAAACGACTTTCACGCGATCTGAAACTTTACACCGGCAACAGTCCCTTCATCGATGCCTCGCACCGCTCGATTCGCGAGGCAGCGAATGAAGTTGCACAGATGGAAGCGGACAACGATTGGCGGCGCGTGGAACTAGCCTATGACTACGTCCGCGACAAAGTGCAGTACGTCGAAGGCGATCTGAAAAACGCCTCGTTGGCGCTGAAAGAGGGCAAAGGCGACTGCGAAGAAATGACCAGTTTGTTCGTCGCGATTTGTCGCAACTTGAAAATTCCCGCACGTGTCGTCTGGATTCCCGATCACTGCTATCCCGAGTTCTATCTCGAAGACGCCGATGGAAACGGGCACTGGTATCCCTGTCAAGCTGCCGGGACCCGACAATTCGGACGCATGGACGAGACACGCCCCGTGCTGCAAAAAGGTGACCGTTTCAAAGTCCCCGAAAAGAAAACGCCGGTGCGATACGTTTCCGAATTCTTTCGCTGTGACCGCAAAGGACGCGGAACCCCCAAACCGACCTTCATCCGCGAACGGTTGGACGGCTAA
- a CDS encoding family 16 glycoside hydrolase, which yields MIRFKSFPLLVFLLASSIGSNASIAEDPRTAAPPSADKLDFATPEFWETLDKKPVTDSWEFADGEVRLVHPRGGNGSLVSGPLPPNFELSWEWKIEEKTNTGLKYRVRRFGRHLFSNNYLGIEYQIIDDKPTSLAKGSTASIYDLVAPGAEKVLHPVGQWNQSRVVASGHRLEHYLNGQLVAAAKTTGPSWDKTIALSKFYGSEDFGSPKPGDRIMLTDHGGKAAYRKFQFTAKDVDPTDLETPTATGPFLGNAMRNSWADQDSIVIWTRTTARPDFVADGKEFVSISRSDASKLSKKTDPEKLLGEQLPQGATLSQMLGACPGAAGRVRLMYFPGKQRYATKTTDWITTGPESDFTAQWKIEGLKPDTQYAAIIEAQSLDGDETTAVLRGAFRTAPKVNAAKDVKFCITTCHDFIRRDDGMKGHKIYPTMTKMQPDFIVHAGDIEYYDQPDPWAMTLELMRFKWGRIFALPRNRDFYSRTTSYFLKDDHDTLKNDCWAGQTYGSVSFEQGVKLFNEEQFPSLTPRYTSVRWGRDLEVWFLEGRDYRSPNSMPDGPEKTILGDEQKEWLFKTLDESTAKFKVICSPTPVVGPDRANKKDNHANEIFAYEGDEIRAKLATLENVIVLCGDRHWQYASFDPESKLWEFGCGPGSEKHQLGWKPGDQRPQHRFLRVAGGFLSGELQYTGDEKEPHLTLRHHKVDGETVSEFVFPVEDE from the coding sequence ATGATCCGATTCAAGAGTTTTCCGCTATTGGTTTTTCTTTTGGCGTCGTCAATTGGCTCCAATGCATCCATCGCCGAAGACCCCAGAACTGCTGCCCCGCCATCCGCCGACAAGCTCGACTTTGCCACGCCAGAGTTTTGGGAAACGCTCGACAAAAAGCCGGTGACCGACAGTTGGGAGTTTGCCGACGGGGAGGTCCGGTTGGTCCATCCGCGTGGCGGCAACGGCAGTCTTGTCAGCGGCCCGCTGCCGCCGAATTTTGAATTGTCGTGGGAATGGAAGATCGAAGAAAAAACGAACACGGGATTGAAGTACCGCGTCCGCCGGTTCGGCAGGCACCTGTTCAGCAACAACTATCTGGGGATCGAGTATCAGATCATCGACGACAAACCGACCAGTCTGGCCAAGGGCAGCACGGCGTCGATCTACGATCTGGTCGCGCCGGGGGCCGAAAAGGTGCTGCATCCGGTCGGCCAGTGGAACCAGTCCCGTGTCGTCGCCAGCGGCCATCGACTGGAACATTACTTGAACGGTCAGCTGGTTGCCGCTGCCAAGACGACCGGACCGAGTTGGGACAAGACGATCGCGCTGAGCAAGTTCTATGGTTCAGAGGATTTTGGCAGCCCCAAGCCCGGTGACCGCATCATGCTGACCGACCACGGCGGGAAAGCGGCCTATCGAAAGTTTCAGTTCACCGCCAAAGACGTCGACCCCACCGATCTCGAAACTCCGACCGCGACAGGGCCGTTTCTCGGCAATGCGATGCGCAACAGTTGGGCGGATCAAGATTCGATTGTGATCTGGACACGCACGACCGCCCGACCCGATTTCGTCGCCGATGGCAAGGAATTTGTTTCGATCTCCAGGAGCGACGCGTCAAAGCTGTCTAAAAAGACCGATCCCGAAAAACTGCTCGGCGAACAACTTCCCCAGGGCGCAACGCTTTCGCAAATGCTGGGGGCATGCCCGGGGGCGGCCGGACGCGTTCGGCTGATGTACTTTCCCGGCAAACAACGGTACGCAACCAAGACCACCGATTGGATCACGACAGGCCCCGAGAGTGACTTCACGGCCCAGTGGAAGATCGAGGGCTTGAAACCGGACACACAGTACGCCGCCATTATCGAAGCCCAGTCACTCGACGGCGACGAAACCACGGCGGTCCTCCGCGGGGCCTTTCGAACCGCACCGAAGGTCAACGCAGCAAAGGACGTCAAGTTTTGCATCACGACCTGTCATGATTTCATCCGCCGCGACGATGGGATGAAAGGCCACAAGATCTATCCGACGATGACCAAAATGCAACCGGATTTCATTGTCCACGCCGGTGACATCGAATACTACGACCAACCCGATCCCTGGGCGATGACGCTGGAATTGATGCGTTTCAAATGGGGTCGAATCTTTGCCCTGCCTAGAAACCGAGACTTCTACAGCCGAACGACCAGCTACTTTTTGAAAGACGACCACGACACGTTGAAGAATGATTGCTGGGCCGGACAAACGTATGGGTCGGTCAGTTTCGAGCAGGGGGTCAAACTGTTCAACGAAGAACAATTTCCGTCGTTAACCCCACGCTACACCAGCGTCCGGTGGGGGCGTGATCTGGAAGTCTGGTTCTTGGAAGGACGCGACTACCGCAGTCCCAATTCCATGCCGGACGGACCGGAGAAGACGATTCTGGGTGACGAGCAAAAAGAATGGCTGTTCAAAACGCTCGATGAATCGACCGCGAAATTCAAAGTGATCTGCAGCCCGACGCCTGTCGTCGGCCCCGACCGGGCGAACAAGAAGGACAATCACGCCAACGAGATCTTTGCCTACGAAGGCGATGAGATTCGCGCCAAGCTGGCGACGCTCGAGAATGTGATCGTGCTCTGTGGCGACCGCCATTGGCAATACGCGTCGTTTGACCCGGAGTCCAAGCTTTGGGAATTCGGCTGCGGCCCGGGAAGCGAGAAACATCAACTGGGCTGGAAACCCGGCGACCAGCGGCCGCAACACCGATTCCTACGCGTCGCCGGCGGATTCCTGTCCGGTGAATTGCAATACACCGGCGACGAGAAAGAGCCGCATTTGACGCTGCGGCATCACAAGGTCGACGGAGAAACCGTCAGCGAGTTTGTGTTTCCGGTCGAGGACGAGTGA
- a CDS encoding alpha/beta hydrolase family protein, producing MFPSIRIFVLLVCVAMPVVCMDDHVAATDHEAIADVVEHTIDSPEPNESDPLPLIAAHGDHEEAAVADFLASSECCVCDSDRVFLISTRHLTADACRAPLVEIPFRMWRIDCGSTCEINQNDYLASLSPDRPVVFYVHGNRMPVREVVSRSAMIRNRIRMRGARGPIDWMIYSWPSEKELIGVQDFRLKADRCDAQGLYLASFLRQHVQACVPMAMIGYSFGARVTTGALHALAGGTLSGRQLPEPALTGANVRVGLVAPAIESKWLGGNGYHRCATKNMDELVLLYNRRDVVLKRYWLLEKIRRDTALGYSGPTVFASRVDGTRLPVRSRDCASIVKLRHSELDYYQGGCNAGVDMARLINGIRQISF from the coding sequence ATGTTCCCGTCAATCCGAATCTTCGTGTTGCTCGTCTGCGTCGCGATGCCCGTTGTGTGCATGGATGATCATGTCGCGGCAACCGACCACGAAGCGATCGCCGATGTCGTCGAACACACGATCGACTCGCCCGAGCCGAATGAATCGGATCCCTTGCCCCTGATCGCGGCGCACGGTGATCACGAGGAAGCGGCGGTGGCCGACTTTTTGGCCTCAAGCGAATGTTGCGTTTGTGATTCCGATCGAGTCTTCCTGATTTCGACCCGTCACCTCACCGCGGATGCCTGTCGCGCCCCGTTGGTCGAAATTCCCTTTCGGATGTGGCGAATCGATTGTGGATCGACCTGCGAGATCAACCAGAACGACTACCTGGCCTCGCTCTCCCCCGATCGTCCCGTCGTTTTCTATGTCCACGGCAACCGAATGCCGGTGCGCGAAGTCGTCAGCCGATCGGCCATGATTCGAAACCGGATCCGAATGCGTGGCGCACGCGGTCCGATTGATTGGATGATCTACAGTTGGCCGAGTGAAAAGGAATTGATCGGCGTCCAAGATTTTCGACTCAAGGCAGACCGCTGTGATGCACAAGGGCTCTACTTGGCTTCGTTTTTGCGCCAGCACGTCCAGGCCTGTGTTCCAATGGCAATGATCGGATACAGCTTCGGGGCGCGGGTGACCACCGGGGCACTTCACGCCCTGGCCGGGGGAACACTTTCGGGGCGACAATTGCCCGAGCCTGCGTTGACGGGTGCAAACGTTCGCGTCGGTTTGGTGGCGCCCGCGATCGAGTCGAAATGGCTTGGCGGCAATGGTTACCATCGCTGTGCGACCAAAAACATGGACGAACTGGTGTTGCTCTACAACCGACGTGACGTGGTGCTGAAACGCTATTGGTTGTTGGAAAAGATTCGCCGCGACACGGCGCTGGGGTACAGCGGGCCGACCGTTTTTGCCTCACGCGTCGACGGCACGCGACTGCCCGTTCGCTCGCGCGATTGCGCCTCGATCGTCAAACTCCGCCACTCGGAACTGGACTACTATCAAGGCGGTTGCAACGCCGGAGTCGATATGGCGAGGCTGATCAATGGCATCCGACAAATCAGTTTCTGA